Within Vicia villosa cultivar HV-30 ecotype Madison, WI linkage group LG1, Vvil1.0, whole genome shotgun sequence, the genomic segment TTTTTATAAGTTCTCCTAAACAGTCTCATAAGAAACTACACCAATAGAAAATCTAAAATACGCTAACGCACCTTATTCTTTGCTTCTCTTATGTCTTCCATGTTTAATGGCCTGGGGACAATCACATGATCTTCTTCTATAGGATCGGAAGCATCTTTCGAGTTTTCAACTTCTGCCaactttttcctctttttctgaaataagtgattattacTTAGCTTTACAGCATATGAATAGTTCATAttgaatataaattattttaccaATGACATTATTAGAAGTGATTAGGTAACTAAACCATTTCTTGTTCCTTCTCCTGTTCCATTAGCTCCTTAATGGGGCGATATGCTGCGGTATTGCACAAGTTCTGTTACAGAAATTAATAACTATTAATGTCATAGTTCATCGTCGTCGATAAGAAATGGAGTATGGCAAAAAAAAATGAACCTTAAGATCACTCCCACTATATCCTTCTGTCATAGCTGAAAGCTCTTTGAAGTCTATATCTTCATGTTTTTCCTTAGCTAGAAGAGTTTTCAAGATCGCTTCTCGGTTTTCAGCAGACGGAAGACCAACCATGATCCTGCAGAAAATTTTCATTACAGAAATCACTAAAGTTTATGAAAAAGATATTGAATTTGAGCATAGGCAacatttgatcatgattcatgacGAATGTGTGATTCTACCTGCGATGAAACCGTCTTATAACTGCTTCATCAAGGCCAAATGGCAAGTTAGTGGCACCAAGCACAGTAATTTTCTCATCAGGTTTTGACAATAGTCCATCCCAATGGGACATGAATTCATTTTTAATCCTTCTCCCAACGCTTTGCTCATTCGTACTACGACTCCCAAGCAAGCTATCGACTTCATCAATGAAAATAATAGTCGGGGCAACCTTTGCCGCTAATGTAAACACAGCTCGAACATTCTTTTCACTATTTCCATACCACATATCAGTGATGGTAGACGAAGAGAGATTGATGAAACTTGCTCCAGCTTCATTTGCAATTGCCTTCGCGAGCATTGTTTTTCCTGTACCGGGAGGTCCAAAAAGCAATACGCCTTTACACGGCTTCAATATCCCACCGCGCTTGAATAGATCTGGTCTTCTAAGAGGAAGCATAACCGATTCGTGAAGTGATTCTTTAACATCATCCAATGCACCAATATCCGAAAAACACACCTCTATCTTATTTGCAGGGATAAGCTCTTGCCTTATGATCTTCTCATAGGCGTTGTCAGAAGCTACATTCTGCAAACATGCATATACTTACTATCATGATTTTCTATTTGGATTATTCATATGATGAATCAGTATACTCTAGCTGAAAAATAGTTAACAAACCTTTGATTCTTTAGTGTCGTTTTTATCCTTCGCAATACTCTCACCATCTTGGAACACACTCGATACATGGCACAAACTGCATAGGTTCAATATTATGCATCAGAAAACCTTTTCTCTTAATGAATCGTGTAAACAACTATTGTCATGACCTTTACCTCTTAGCTGACATAATTAGCTTCCCATTTCGGTACTCGGGCTGTTTGTTAACCATCAACTGATAAAATATCGCAGATGCTGCGATCTCTTTGATGTGATTTCTGAGTAGCATAACATCATCATAGCTGATTGAGTTCAAGTCATCGCAATCAATGTCATTTTCCGCAAGCACTTCAACAATGTAGTTTGTGTTATTTCGCAACTGTTCCTTTTTCTCAGCATCTTCTATATGGTCTTTCCAGAGTCTGTTACTAGTCGCATCTTGAGGCGGTTTGATCTCAATGTTGTAAGGGAATAGCCTAGTGAGTTTTTTATCAACTCTTATACCTTCATCGTTTGAATCATAAGTTCGGGAACCGAGTATCAACACTGGTCCTGAAAGTTTATCGAATAGCTTTTTGAACAAACTGTACATACTTCGTGATCGAAGAAAGATCTCCTCGACATTCTTGATGTATAAAATAACCGGACCAGTTTTTGATATAGAAACCAAGACCTGTAAAGATTACAATAGGTTTTGCTGGTTAAAACTAAACTTGAACAATGTTCATGAAATTTGAAAAAAGTGCAGTGATATAATCACCCTGTAGAGTGAATCTAGTAAATGCTTTTCTTCGAAACAGAAGCGTCTTACGCACTTCTTAGGAGctggaaacaaaaacaaaagcaatAAGCATGTTATCAAACTTATGGAAACAAAGTATtgagaaagaaacaaaaaactCACTTCTAGTATGATCTGGTTTAGATGCGCTAGAGGCATTCTTATAAAGCTTTGACGAGAGCGTTGATAGCGAACCAAATAAACCAGACACACGCTCCAGAGTCTCGTCGAGTAGGACCTAAATAAGCACAAAATAGAAATTTTTTACTGATCCTATCATCATTACATGACAAACACATGAAACGCGTGATCGATAATACTCACTACTCCTGTCGCAGAACATCCGTATGTGTCATGCATCTGTAAAAAAACGGAAACGAAAACATTTTATGTATATGACTTCAAACATACAAGATGTTAAAGTGACAAAATGTAAATAACTCTACCTTTGCAGACAAGTCATTCAAATCCAGAAACAGCATCTTCGATTCGAAATTATGTGCTAAAGCTTTAGCAAGACAATGCTGATAGAATTCTTCACaaaaaaaagaataatcaaaATATCAGTTACATGAATACTATACCAAAATAATATGAATTTATACATCAAACTATGAAGTTATATATATTATACCTCCAGGTCCAGAAAGCAAAATAGCTCGGTTTATCGGCGAAAGATTATTCGCATGCTTGTATAATTGCTGTTGTGTTAAATGAACATATCCAGCACTTATCAACAAGATTTTGGTTTTTTCACTGCAATTTCAATCATCACATGTATGAATCAAAAAAAtagttatataaaatataatgtcTAAGACAGTGCAATTCAAAGATTCACATGAAAAACTAACCTAGAACATTACCTTAAATGGTAAGGAAAATTCTCTAATGAGACTTCAGGGTCTATGGAATGAAAGACTAGTTTCGTGAGTTCTATCACCATCCGATAATTAGATTTCCTATTAGATAGATAATTAATAGCCCATGTTCTAAATCCAAGGTTCAATCCAGTAACACACAATAAAGAATACATAGCATGTTTGTTTTCATGCTCAACAATCCAACGTTTCATTTTTGTATACACTTGCGGGGAACAAAAGTTACACTGTTATGTTATAGAGTTTACTTAAATACTACAAAATCActaaaccctgatttttattaaaattagagTGTAGTAATATCTAGAAGCCTTAAGTTTTCAAACTTTGATATTCAACAAACCTATTTTTTCTCTATCTATCTTGCTAAAAATGTGTTATTATTAGGAATAATCGGTTGAGCAATTCATCAGTTGAATGTGATTATTAGGTGGACTCTAGTATATAGTATAGGGGTATTTTTAACAATTTGTCATTATAATTAGGAACTATTATCTATGATATCAAATTACCCAAAATCTTCTCTAATGTCAAATATATAATCGAAATAAAATCATAGtcaatgataaaaaaatataaataaaatttaatcaattttgttttatttggTTAAAATTTATACTTAGGATAGTTTTGTTATACAGAGTTAATTCTGAGTTAAGATAAGAAAAAGAGGTTGTGTTTGGCAGACGACgactaatataattttttttaatcttcatGAGTGGATCAAATATGTAATAAGGTGAATGATAGGTCATTTCTTAGAAGTAACACACAATATGATTCGAGTATAGTGTTAAATGAGTAAGAGTGTCATGACATTGACATTTTTTTAGATTGTGAAGCACATTCTAATTtggcaatatccaccaaaaataaAGTGGATGTAATACAAAGAGCTTATTTAAAATGAGgtctattttaaatttatttataaaattatcttTTGTCTAGGAATAGGATCATCCAAGAAGGTTTCAATACAATTGGTTGAGTATATAGAATAGTCACTGTCAGAAGATTTTGCATACTGCTTATCATGTTATCTTTTTAACAAAAACCAAGTGGATATCCCAAATCACATGTCTTCATTTATATGAGTTTTAGAAGTTAGAAGAAAATTAAGAATGGAAAATATTGTTCCTTTTCTTAAACACATAAGGAAGGATTCTTGCTCACCACATATATAACAATGCGATGCAAGTTTGTTAAGTCTTGTTGAATCAAGATGGTCATAAATGTTATTCTAGTGCAAAGTTCGAGTCACAGAATGAATAATCGACTACGTCTCAACTCCAATTGACATTGTTCGTTGGTTAAAACTTCAAGCTTGTGATTTTAGAGGTCATGATGAAACTAGCaattcaagaaatcaagaaaACTATCTTGAATTGTTAAAACTTTTAGCATCTTACAATGATAAAATTGCAAAAATTGTGTTGGAAAAAGCTCTACAAAATTGTAAATATATTTCACATCAAATTCAAACAGAGCTATTGCAAATTCTTTCTAGTAGGATAAAAAAGCATATTGGTGAGGAAATTAGTGAtttcaaattttatattattgTAGATGAAGTTCGCAACGAGTCAAAAAAGAAACAAGTGACTCTTGTATTATGATTTGTTGATAAAGTTGGTTTAATACAAGAGAGATTTTTATGTGGCACATGTTAAAGACACAACATCTTTAACTCTTAAGGAAACAATATGTGATATACTTTCTAGACATAACCTTGATGTTTTTAACCTTCGCAACCATGGGTATGATGATATTAGCAACATGAGAGAAAAATGGAAGGATTTACAAACACTCTTTATGAAGGATTGTCCTTATGCATAAACATACAAGATTAGAATTTAATTTGTAGCTTGATAAACATATATGAAGCAACTTGTTCAATTTGTAAAAAtatccaaaagaaaaagaaagttatGCTACACATGGGGATATTGATAGTTTCTCCCATTACTTGAAgacatttgattttatatttattttgcacTTAATGGTATAAATTATGGGGTTAACAAATATGCGTTGTCAAGCATTTTCATTGAACAACAAGATTCGTACGTTCCGGTCTTGTAGATAATCAATACACAATTCAACATTACTTTAaagtcaaaaatatttttcactACCATTTTACAAATAGTTACAAGAGTTGAATATCAGATTTAGTGAGCAAGCAATGGATTTATTAATCCTTTCTTGTGCTTTTTCTCATAAGgatgaatataaaatttttaaCATTGATACTATTTATTCTTTAGATGAAAAATAGTATCCTATGAATTTTAGAGAACAAGAGAAGAATAATTTACAACTTTAAATCTGACATTTTCTATTTGTTGCTCGTCAAGCATCAAATTTGAATAATTTATCAACTATTCAAGAACTATGCTCATGTTTAATTGCAATTGGACATATTGAAATTTACTTTTTGGTTGATAGACTACTCCGCATTATCATGACTTTTCCCGTTTTTACGACCACAATTGAGATGTCTTTTTTAATAATGAAAAGTATCAAGACTAAATTGAGAAACAAGGTTTATGTTGGGTTTCTAGGAGATAACatgatattatatattaaaagggAGATTAGTGTAAGCATTAGTTTAAGTCTATTATTTATGATTTCAAGTTACTCGAAAtgcataaaatattattttaaggtACTTTTAAGTCatagaatttaattttttataataaactttatatttattttaacttcaattttttatacaaaacattatttatatttttgtttataatcTTTATTTTACATTAGCGGTCATCCTAACTCTTTATGTGGCTCCACCACTGGATACACTGTTGAATGGAtgtagttaaaaaaataaaattggtcATTCAAAACATCAATTATGGTTAGTTTTAGTagtaattgtaatttttattctAATACCTTACCTCCTACGTATATATTTCATTCACATGTTTAATTTGTGTTTTGTCTTATCTGTTCCAAATTTTCTCATgtttatcttttaaattttttggtTCTGTCTTGTAAATTTCTCTTGTCTTGTTTGACCTCTTGATGATACCTTTCATTTGTGTTTCATTAGTCAATATTATATCTAGATATGCATGATATCATGCATTAGGCATATTAACAACTTTGATATTGTAAGACCTATGGTTCATAAAATGGTTAACCAAGATAGGGAAATGGAAAACAAGAAACTCAAATTGGGTGACAACTCTAACATGTCTACTTCTCAAGGAGTTCAATGGTACCAAGTTTAGACGAGAAGTTCTACTAAAAAAACCCAATCAATAAAATGTTAGGGACTTCCTAGGCCCGTCTGATTCATGTATAATAGATACATTTTACATTTATCAAATTTCAGCAGTTGCCGCCACTAGCCACCTCCATCGAACCCCTTACATGTGGTCTTGACGCCTTCGATTGACCTCCTAGTTGCTTTTACAAATATTTGGTTTCTACAATATtgaaatatgttttctttctcttcttcacctAAGATTTTAAGGAATACTACAATAATCCCCACCTTGACTAATGAAGTTGCATGTCTCAACATATTCAGGGGGAGAACCCAaatacaattttgtttcttgtctTCTAAGCTTTCATTTCATTTATTATTGAGTCTCCTTTATCAATTTTACATCTTTGGATTGAGTTTTGAATCCATTCGTTTTAATACACATAATCAAAGTGTTTGTATTTGAGTATGATCGTTATGTTTTAAGTCAATTGCTTAAGTTAATAGAAAAAGAACCATAATTGTTGTTGGTTCAAATCATGTGGGAAGTGAAATCTCAAACTATTTTGAAAAACTTGAAAAATTGATACTTTTTGTGTGTGACTCGGGTCACTCACAATCTATGactcaaatcaaatcaaacataGGAAAACATGAAATTTTTGGTGCTTGTGGCTCGAATAATAGTTCTCAAAGGATTCGAATCATAAGACCCTATGACTCGAATCACAAGTTtcacatgattcaaatcatacaACTTATGTAATTCATTGCCTcttttgattcgaatcacactttCTAGATGACTCGAATGACAAAGTTTTTCACTTTTTCCTATTTGGAATTGTcccatttgattcgaatcaagaaTTGTACATGAATCAAATCATGAGCTTTCATAGCTCTAATACAGCTACATCATGACTCGAATCACAGGAAATGGGTCACTTTTCTTTATGTTGATATTATTCCACTCTACTCgttcatttaatttaaataaacaaatgCTCTTGACTCGAATATAACTAAAATTTTCACCTATTTTTGTGCATAATATCTAGCACATATAAATTCTTTTTGTCATCTCATTTTTATAAGGCAATCTCATAACCAAAAGTGTGATTGTGTGAAACCAACAACCTCTCATTTTTGAAAACTCAATCTCTTGCAAACTAGActtctttcatcttcaacctttagtTTGATTTCAGATCTTGGTTATGAAGATTTGTAATTGTTGAAGGAGATATGTCTTGAAACTAACATTTCTTGAACGTTTGGTAAATAATCTtaagaagctttcaagatggtgGTTGTTGTAATTGGAAGTGACAAATTCCAATGAAAATAAGAATATTCTTCTTTCCAAGTTGACCTTGGTAGTGCTATGTTGAAGCCTAGAGACATGGTATGAGTTCTTCTCAAACTCTTTGAATAGTTCATCGCTCAAGAAATTAGTGGGATCTGGGGTGATTTTCACAAACAAAGACTTAGAGCAAATTGGTGAAGCTTGAAGATTTAAGAAGCGGACATCGAGTAAAGATTTTGCAGAGAGTTCGGCATAAAGGttgtatacaagtcaagatccGAATAGaagatttatttttcttaataatattgTGGATTGGTGATTGTATGAACTCGTTTAATATATCTCAAAACATATTGGAATATCTACTTTCAATGGGAAACCATTAGAGAGTGGAGTAGGCTCCTGGGAAAAAGATAGAGTCGAACCACTTTACCTCCGGgtgtattctctctctctctctctctctctctctctctctctctctctctctctctctctctctctctctctctctctctctctctctcgtgcgCGCATTTTAATTTTCATTGGTTATTACATGTTTAGATAATTGTTTCTTAGTGTGGTTTATCGTAATTCCTGTTTGTTAGAATTGAAACCTGGTTAAGTTTTAGTGCTAATTAAAATTTGCGGAATAGTGTTGTTAGAATCTTACAATAGTTGAGTTTTTGTATAGATCGCATCTTGAGTCATTTACAATTTATCAGTTAAATATAGTGTTTAAATTTTTGTGTATTGTCTTTGAACAATCTGTGATATTCGTGAATTGTGtacttgtaatcttgattgacTTCTAACTAAAGCATAAGATCTCTATTTTTGCTTTAAGCCTTCCGCACGTTTAAGAAACTTAGAGATTCCATTTTGGAAAATAGATCCTTTTTAAAAAGGGTTTGTTCACCCCCTCTAGATTGTTCATCTACTCCATATTCCTACCCAACAACTTAAAATAGGGGTGATGTCAATTTTCCCGTCAACCACCTTGTTGCTCAATGTCGCGTCAACATGTGTCGAACAATTTTTTATTTGCTTGAACCTTGATCTTTTCACTTGCCTTCACTTGCTCCCAACTAAATTTTGTATACTTCAATAGTATAATAAGCCCACGTGTATGGTTCTTCAAACATCTTTACTTCACCTACTTTCAGATGGCTCCTTAAAGGTCCTATATTTTTAGTTTTGCAACCCTTTAGACACATTCAAATAATAACACCTAAGGCTTACATAACCATACCTTTATGATGGTACAACATCTATCTTTAATTTTTCATGAATAAAGTGATAATCAGAGGAATCTATAATTGTCCCCCTACTACTCGTATCCATAGTAGAAACTTCCACCTTAAACCGAGTCTTCTCTGCcatagttttcaaaattttaatcgACATGCCTTTACCCTTCCTACCTCTTAAGTAGCCCTTGAAGACATAATCCACAACTTTATCATTAAGCTGAATTCGTTTAATTTGTACAATGGGCAAAGTTTTGACAAAATTAAAATGGAGTAGGTTGTCTTCCTACTCTAAACGTCCATAAGTGTTTCAAAGTCTATTCATATAAATGAACACCTACCAATGACAACGGAGTGGTCACATGCATTTTTATCCCTTGTTTTCTGAAAAAATTATTAAAGTGTTATGAAATAACTTTTAGGCATCCATAACGCCTTGACcttaaaacaaacaagtttttctTATTATGAAAGTATTCGTTGGATGCTGATGAATGAACCATATATTTTATACCATTTATCTATGATACTTCACCGTGCAAAATCTTCAACACCCTGTGCAATAGCCTATATCATTAAACATTCTTATAGATAAGAAATTTCTCTTGAGCTTTGGAACATACCTCACATTTTGAAGAAGAAACTCGTGATCATAGAACATTTTAAATCTGACTTTACAAATACCATGAAACTTGCATGCCTTATTATCACCAAGGAGAACTACTCCACCTAGCTCCAGCTTCAAAGTCTCAAAGTATTATTTTCTTGGAAACATATGATAAGAGAAACCTGAGTCCATGATCCAACCCTTTTTATTCTCCAAACATGACACAACTAATGCACCGACAGTCTCATAACTATCCTCACGGATAAAAACTACAATCTAAACAAGATCATCATTTCCATGCTTCAATAAAATTATCTTGAGTTAAAATTGCCTACATCTTCAATTTCCATATTCTAAAATCATTGTCTGCAGAAAACCTCTCAATCTGCCATTTTGAACCTCGTGTAATCACTTGTAAACAAAACCTTTTTGGCCTATGGTGGTCGCCAATTGTTATGACATTAAAAGGTTCAATACACCACAATATTTAATTTGTGGGGATAAATTAAAATGACATCCAAAATAAATGGTCTTCAACAATTATAACTCTTTATGAAATAAGACAAAA encodes:
- the LOC131649642 gene encoding peroxisomal ATPase PEX6-like yields the protein MKRWIVEHENKHAMYSLLCVTGLNLGFRTWAINYLSNRKSNYRMVIELTKLVFHSIDPEVSLENFPYHLSEKTKILLISAGYVHLTQQQLYKHANNLSPINRAILLSGPGVCEEFYQHCLAKALAHNFESKMLFLDLNDLSAKMHDTYGCSATGVVLLDETLERVSGLFGSLSTLSSKLYKNASSASKPDHTRTPKKCVRRFCFEEKHLLDSLYRVLVSISKTGPVILYIKNVEEIFLRSRSMYSLFKKLFDKLSGPVLILGSRTYDSNDEGIRVDKKLTRLFPYNIEIKPPQDATSNRLWKDHIEDAEKKEQLRNNTNYIVEVLAENDIDCDDLNSISYDDVMLLRNHIKEIAASAIFYQLMVNKQPEYRNGKLIMSAKSLCHVSSVFQDGESIAKDKNDTKESKNVASDNAYEKIIRQELIPANKIEVCFSDIGALDDVKESLHESVMLPLRRPDLFKRGGILKPCKGVLLFGPPGTGKTMLAKAIANEAGASFINLSSSTITDMWYGNSEKNVRAVFTLAAKVAPTIIFIDEVDSLLGSRSTNEQSVGRRIKNEFMSHWDGLLSKPDEKITVLGATNLPFGLDEAVIRRFHRRIMVGLPSAENREAILKTLLAKEKHEDIDFKELSAMTEGYSGSDLKNLCNTAAYRPIKELMEQEKEQEMKKRKKLAEVENSKDASDPIEEDHVIVPRPLNMEDIREAKNKVTASYAAEGSNMKMLEQWNDLYGEGGSRKKEEMLTYFI